In Neorhizobium galegae, the following proteins share a genomic window:
- the lipA gene encoding lipoyl synthase — protein sequence MVTILDTIASGDEKRVRHPEKAHRPDTEVMRKPEWIRVRAPVSKGYQETRAIVKENKLVTVCEEAGCPNIGECWDKKHATFMIMGEICTRACAFCNVATGKPNALDMEEPENVAKAVKQMGLSHVVITSVDRDDLADGGAEHFEKVIWAIRAASPATTIEILTPDFLKKPGALERVVAAKPDVFNHNMETVPGNYLTVRPGARYFHSVRLLQRVKELDPTMFTKSGIMVGLGEERNEVLQLMDDLRTADVDFLTIGQYLQPTRKHHKVESFVTPEEFKSYETVAYSKGFLMVSSSPLTRSSHHAGDDFARLKAAREKKVLAAAE from the coding sequence ATGGTCACCATTCTCGACACGATCGCATCCGGCGATGAAAAGCGCGTCCGTCATCCGGAAAAGGCGCATCGTCCCGATACCGAGGTGATGCGCAAGCCGGAATGGATCCGCGTTCGTGCACCGGTCTCCAAGGGTTATCAGGAAACCCGTGCGATCGTGAAGGAAAACAAGCTGGTCACGGTCTGCGAGGAAGCGGGCTGCCCCAATATCGGCGAGTGCTGGGACAAGAAGCACGCCACCTTCATGATCATGGGCGAGATCTGTACCCGCGCCTGCGCCTTCTGCAACGTGGCGACCGGCAAGCCGAACGCGCTCGACATGGAAGAGCCCGAAAACGTCGCCAAGGCCGTCAAGCAGATGGGCCTGTCCCACGTGGTCATCACCTCCGTCGACCGCGATGACCTGGCCGACGGCGGCGCCGAACATTTCGAGAAGGTGATCTGGGCGATCCGTGCCGCGTCGCCGGCAACGACGATCGAAATCCTGACGCCCGACTTCCTGAAGAAGCCCGGTGCGCTGGAGCGCGTCGTCGCCGCCAAGCCGGACGTGTTCAACCACAATATGGAAACCGTGCCGGGCAACTATCTGACGGTGCGCCCCGGCGCCCGTTATTTCCACTCCGTCCGGCTGCTGCAGCGGGTGAAGGAGCTGGATCCGACCATGTTCACCAAGTCGGGAATCATGGTGGGGCTTGGCGAAGAGCGCAACGAAGTGCTGCAGCTGATGGACGATCTGCGCACCGCCGACGTCGATTTCCTGACGATCGGCCAGTATCTGCAGCCGACCCGAAAGCACCATAAGGTAGAAAGCTTCGTCACGCCGGAGGAGTTCAAGTCCTACGAGACCGTTGCCTATTCCAAGGGTTTCCTGATGGTGTCGTCCAGCCCGCTGACCCGGTCTTCGCACCATGCCGGCGACGATTTCGCCCGCCTCAAGGCCGCGCGCGAGAAGAAAGTCCTGGCCGCCGCCGAGTAG
- a CDS encoding AAA family ATPase, with translation MDMESGANAIRYVGIAEAAHKILGADRILVIGCSGGGKSTLSQKIARRFGLAYISIDRDVLWLPGWVQREKPEQHRIIAELTAGERWIMDGTNTSTFDLRVPRSDLVIWVRMPRWLCVWGILGRWITNRGGTRPEMAPGCPEKIDLDFLRFVWTWERVYGPRVLAGLAAHAAGKPVLVLKSRREMRDLLDLIRADA, from the coding sequence ATGGATATGGAATCTGGCGCGAATGCGATCCGTTACGTGGGAATTGCCGAAGCAGCACACAAGATACTCGGTGCCGATCGGATTCTGGTCATCGGCTGTTCCGGCGGCGGCAAATCGACGCTGTCGCAGAAGATCGCCCGCCGCTTCGGGCTTGCCTACATCTCGATCGACCGGGATGTGCTCTGGCTGCCGGGCTGGGTGCAGCGCGAAAAGCCGGAACAGCATCGCATAATCGCCGAGTTGACTGCCGGTGAACGCTGGATCATGGACGGCACCAATACGTCCACTTTCGACCTTCGCGTGCCGCGCAGCGATCTCGTCATCTGGGTGCGCATGCCGCGCTGGCTGTGCGTCTGGGGCATTCTCGGCCGCTGGATCACCAACAGGGGAGGCACCCGCCCGGAAATGGCACCCGGCTGCCCGGAAAAGATCGATCTCGATTTCCTCCGCTTCGTCTGGACCTGGGAGAGGGTCTATGGCCCGCGCGTGCTTGCCGGGTTGGCAGCCCACGCGGCCGGAAAGCCGGTTCTGGTGTTGAAATCCCGTCGCGAGATGCGCGATCTTCTTGATCTTATCAGAGCGGACGCTTAA
- a CDS encoding type II toxin-antitoxin system RatA family toxin — MPKFEIRRPVKHSAEQMYALVADVEKYPQFLPLCEALTVRSSKERDGKTLLVADMTVGYKAIRETFTTQVLLNPAERIIDVKYIEGPFKYLDNRWRFEPAADGSPDAGPEGCIVHFFIDYEFKSMILGALMGSMFDRAFRMFAEAFEKRADKIYA, encoded by the coding sequence ATGCCAAAGTTCGAAATCCGCCGCCCCGTCAAGCACAGCGCCGAACAGATGTACGCGCTCGTTGCCGATGTCGAAAAATATCCGCAGTTCCTGCCGCTCTGCGAAGCATTGACCGTACGTTCTTCCAAGGAGCGGGACGGCAAGACGCTGCTCGTGGCCGATATGACCGTCGGCTACAAGGCGATCCGCGAGACCTTCACCACCCAGGTCCTGCTCAATCCGGCCGAGCGGATCATCGACGTGAAATATATCGAGGGACCGTTCAAATATCTCGACAACCGCTGGAGGTTCGAGCCGGCGGCCGACGGTTCGCCGGATGCCGGCCCAGAGGGGTGCATCGTGCATTTCTTCATCGATTACGAATTCAAGAGCATGATTCTCGGCGCCCTGATGGGCTCGATGTTCGACCGCGCCTTCCGCATGTTCGCCGAAGCCTTCGAAAAGCGGGCCGACAAGATCTACGCCTGA
- a CDS encoding CinA family protein, with translation MSLFPADIEDQARQIVADFTARGKMVATAESCTGGLIAGALTEISGSSAVVDRGFVTYTNQAKMDMLGVADATLASHGAVSKETALQMVHGALYRSQASVAVAVTGIAGPGGGSAEKPVGLVHLAAKSRLGKILHREMLYGDIGRTEVRLATVRTALAMLTEVAAQA, from the coding sequence GTGAGCCTGTTTCCCGCCGATATCGAGGACCAGGCCCGACAGATCGTTGCCGATTTCACGGCGCGCGGGAAAATGGTCGCAACCGCCGAATCCTGCACTGGCGGGCTGATCGCCGGGGCGTTGACGGAGATTTCCGGCTCGTCGGCCGTCGTCGACCGCGGTTTCGTCACCTATACGAACCAGGCGAAGATGGACATGCTCGGGGTGGCGGACGCCACCCTGGCGTCGCATGGCGCGGTGTCGAAGGAAACGGCGCTGCAGATGGTGCATGGCGCGCTTTATCGCTCGCAGGCGAGCGTGGCGGTTGCGGTGACCGGCATTGCCGGTCCCGGCGGCGGATCAGCGGAAAAACCGGTCGGCCTGGTGCATCTGGCTGCGAAAAGCCGCTTGGGGAAAATCCTGCACCGGGAAATGCTGTACGGCGATATCGGCCGCACGGAGGTCAGGCTTGCGACGGTGCGCACTGCGCTCGCGATGCTGACCGAGGTGGCCGCTCAGGCGTAG
- a CDS encoding bifunctional 2-C-methyl-D-erythritol 4-phosphate cytidylyltransferase/2-C-methyl-D-erythritol 2,4-cyclodiphosphate synthase, whose amino-acid sequence MTIGSKTIGIVIVAAGRGERAGSAEEGPKQYRRIGAKPVIAHTLERFLTWPRSGPIVVVIHPDDEALFAAATVDVRGAGSVITTFGGETRQRSVYEGLRALSGTEATHVMIHDAARPFVDHGVLDRVAQAIDEGQDGVLPAIPVSDTLKRGGSDGLVHETVPRSGLYAAQTPQSFLLSEIRTAHEKAAALRREDFTDDASIAEWAGLPVTLVEGSVDNIKLTVKRDIAMADEKLSQTRSSTALPDVRTGNGYDVHQLEPGDGVTLCGVFIPHDQRLSGHSDADVALHALTDALLATCGAGDIGDHFPPSDMQWRGAPSKIFLDHAAKIVRERGGTIMNADISLIAEAPKIAPHRQEMRETLSEILGISLDRCSVKATTNEKIGFIGRREGIAAIATATVVYRGDAA is encoded by the coding sequence ATGACAATCGGTTCCAAGACAATCGGTATCGTCATCGTCGCCGCGGGCCGCGGGGAACGGGCGGGCTCTGCGGAGGAAGGTCCGAAGCAATACAGGCGGATCGGAGCCAAGCCGGTCATCGCCCACACGCTCGAACGGTTTCTCACCTGGCCCCGAAGCGGCCCGATCGTCGTCGTCATCCATCCGGACGACGAGGCGCTGTTCGCGGCGGCGACCGTCGATGTCAGGGGCGCGGGCAGCGTGATCACCACATTCGGCGGCGAGACCCGGCAGCGCTCGGTCTATGAAGGCCTGCGCGCCCTCTCCGGCACCGAGGCCACCCATGTGATGATCCACGATGCGGCGCGGCCGTTCGTCGACCACGGCGTGCTCGACCGGGTGGCGCAGGCGATCGATGAAGGACAAGACGGCGTGCTGCCGGCCATTCCCGTCAGCGACACTCTGAAACGCGGCGGTTCCGACGGGCTGGTGCACGAGACCGTGCCCCGCTCCGGCCTCTATGCCGCACAGACGCCGCAGAGCTTCCTTCTCTCGGAAATCCGCACCGCCCATGAAAAGGCGGCGGCCCTGCGCCGCGAGGATTTTACCGACGACGCCTCGATCGCCGAATGGGCCGGTCTGCCGGTGACGCTGGTGGAAGGATCGGTCGACAACATCAAACTCACCGTGAAGCGGGATATCGCCATGGCCGACGAAAAACTCTCGCAGACCCGGTCCTCGACTGCCCTTCCCGATGTGCGGACCGGCAACGGCTACGACGTGCACCAGCTGGAACCCGGCGACGGGGTGACGCTTTGCGGCGTGTTCATTCCGCACGACCAGAGGCTCAGCGGCCATTCGGATGCCGATGTCGCCCTGCATGCCTTGACCGACGCGCTGCTCGCCACCTGCGGCGCCGGCGATATCGGCGACCATTTTCCGCCGTCCGACATGCAATGGCGCGGGGCGCCGTCGAAAATCTTTCTCGACCATGCGGCGAAGATCGTCCGCGAACGCGGCGGCACGATCATGAACGCAGACATCTCGCTGATTGCAGAAGCCCCGAAGATCGCCCCGCACCGCCAGGAGATGCGCGAAACCCTCTCCGAGATCCTCGGCATTTCGCTCGACCGCTGCTCGGTGAAAGCGACCACCAACGAGAAGATCGGCTTCATCGGCCGCCGCGAGGGCATCGCCGCGATCGCCACAGCGACCGTCGTTTATCGCGGAGACGCCGCGTGA
- the dusB gene encoding tRNA dihydrouridine synthase DusB, translating to MCPKDHHLSFQDLAKPFQIGPVAIRNRVVLAPMSGVTDLPFRRLAWRYGAGLVVTEMVASGELILNRGESWARLKGAGISPHMVQLAGREAQPMAQAARIAADNGADIIDINMGCPAKKVTGGYSGSALMRDPDHALSMIEATVNAVKVPVTLKMRLGWDENSINAPEIARRAEQAGIQLVTIHGRTRMQFYEGRADWDAIRAVRDAISIPLIANGDVESPEDAQGILARSGADAVMVGRGAQGRPWHVGWLAGHAAPSQAEIADLVVEHYEAMLELYGREAGLRHARKQLGWYLDRYASNLPVEEKAAIMISKDPADVSRRMIAALGGQPAAAQKEAA from the coding sequence ATGTGCCCGAAAGATCATCATTTGAGTTTTCAAGATCTTGCCAAGCCTTTTCAGATCGGGCCTGTCGCCATTCGCAATCGCGTCGTCCTGGCGCCGATGTCCGGCGTCACCGATCTGCCGTTCAGGCGGCTTGCCTGGCGTTATGGCGCCGGGCTGGTCGTGACGGAAATGGTCGCCAGCGGTGAACTCATTCTCAACCGCGGCGAATCATGGGCGCGGCTCAAGGGCGCCGGGATTTCGCCGCACATGGTGCAGCTCGCCGGTCGCGAGGCGCAGCCGATGGCGCAAGCCGCACGGATCGCCGCCGACAACGGCGCAGACATCATCGACATCAACATGGGGTGTCCGGCCAAGAAGGTGACGGGCGGTTATTCGGGCTCGGCGCTGATGCGCGATCCAGACCACGCCCTGTCCATGATCGAAGCGACCGTCAATGCGGTCAAGGTGCCGGTAACGCTGAAGATGCGGCTCGGCTGGGACGAGAACTCCATCAACGCGCCCGAGATCGCCCGCCGTGCCGAACAGGCCGGCATCCAGCTGGTCACGATCCACGGCCGCACCCGCATGCAGTTCTACGAGGGCAGGGCGGACTGGGATGCGATCCGCGCGGTGCGCGACGCGATCTCCATCCCGCTGATCGCCAATGGCGACGTCGAATCGCCCGAGGACGCTCAAGGTATCCTGGCGCGCTCCGGTGCCGATGCGGTCATGGTCGGCCGCGGTGCTCAAGGGCGTCCGTGGCATGTCGGCTGGCTCGCCGGCCACGCCGCGCCGTCGCAGGCCGAGATCGCCGATCTGGTCGTCGAACACTATGAAGCGATGCTGGAGCTCTACGGCCGCGAGGCCGGCCTCCGCCATGCGCGAAAACAGCTCGGCTGGTATCTCGATCGCTACGCGTCGAATCTGCCCGTCGAAGAAAAGGCCGCCATCATGATTTCGAAAGACCCGGCCGATGTCTCGCGCCGGATGATTGCAGCGCTCGGCGGCCAACCCGCCGCCGCTCAGAAGGAGGCCGCATGA
- a CDS encoding two-component system sensor histidine kinase NtrB, translating into MSKSPAQDATIGNALAMAVLNSVQNPVILVDAAGKVAFANWEAEAFFGASASHLAKNKISTFIPFGSPLLALIDQVRERKAPVNEYRVDLSSPRLGQDKLVDLYVAPVVSEPGSVVVVFQERSMADKIDRQLTHRAAARSVTGLASMLAHEIKNPLSGIRGAAQLLESVVPDDDRALTQLICDETDRIVSLVDRMEVFSDERPVDRIALNIHSVLDHVKAVAKAGFARNIKISEMYDPSLPPVFANRDQLVQVFLNLIKNAAEAVGDQPDGEIMLTTAYRPGIKLSVAGTRDKISLPLEFCVIDNGPGVPTDLVPHLFDPFITTKTNGSGLGLALVAKIIGGHGGIVECDSQARRTIFRVLMPMHKEEATDGRALNSTGNVK; encoded by the coding sequence ATGAGCAAGTCCCCGGCGCAGGATGCCACGATCGGCAACGCGCTCGCCATGGCTGTCCTCAACTCGGTGCAGAACCCGGTGATCCTGGTCGATGCGGCGGGCAAGGTCGCGTTCGCGAACTGGGAGGCGGAGGCCTTCTTCGGCGCCAGCGCCTCCCATCTCGCCAAGAACAAGATCTCCACCTTCATCCCCTTCGGCAGCCCGCTTCTCGCCCTGATCGACCAGGTGCGCGAGCGTAAAGCGCCCGTCAACGAATACCGCGTCGACCTGTCGTCGCCGCGTCTCGGCCAGGACAAGCTGGTCGATCTCTATGTCGCGCCCGTGGTCAGCGAGCCGGGCTCGGTGGTCGTCGTCTTCCAGGAACGCTCCATGGCGGACAAGATCGACCGCCAGCTCACCCACCGCGCCGCCGCTCGTTCGGTAACGGGTCTGGCCTCCATGCTCGCCCACGAGATCAAGAACCCGCTCTCGGGCATCCGCGGCGCCGCCCAGCTTCTGGAAAGCGTCGTTCCCGACGACGACCGGGCGCTGACCCAGCTGATCTGCGACGAGACCGACCGGATCGTCTCGCTGGTCGACCGCATGGAAGTCTTCTCCGACGAACGGCCGGTCGATCGCATAGCCCTCAACATCCATTCGGTGCTCGATCACGTGAAGGCGGTCGCCAAGGCCGGTTTTGCCCGCAACATCAAGATTTCCGAAATGTACGACCCGTCGCTGCCGCCGGTCTTTGCCAACCGCGACCAGCTGGTGCAGGTCTTCCTCAACCTCATCAAGAACGCGGCCGAAGCCGTCGGCGACCAGCCGGACGGCGAAATCATGCTGACCACCGCTTATCGCCCCGGCATCAAGCTTTCGGTCGCCGGCACCCGGGACAAGATCTCCCTGCCGCTCGAATTCTGCGTCATCGACAACGGACCGGGCGTTCCGACCGACCTCGTGCCGCATCTTTTCGATCCCTTCATCACCACGAAGACGAACGGCTCCGGCCTGGGCTTGGCCCTGGTCGCCAAGATCATCGGCGGCCATGGCGGCATCGTCGAATGCGACAGCCAGGCGCGCCGGACGATATTCCGTGTTCTGATGCCCATGCACAAGGAAGAGGCCACCGACGGCCGCGCCTTGAACTCCACAGGAAACGTAAAATGA
- the ntrC gene encoding nitrogen regulation protein NR(I), whose amino-acid sequence MTATILVADDDAAIRTVLNQALTRAGYEVRITSNAATLWRWISAGEGDLVVTDVIMPDENAFDLLPRIKKARPELPVLVMSAQNTFMTAIKASEKGAYDYLPKPFDLTELIAIIGRALAEPKRKPARLDDDMQDGMPLVGRSAAMQEIYRVLARLMQTDLTLMITGESGTGKELVARALHDYGKRRNGPFVAINMAAIPRDLIESELFGHEKGAFTGAQNRSTGRFEQAEGGTLFLDEIGDMPMDAQTRLLRVLQQGEYTTVGGRTPIRTDVRIVAATNKDLKHLINQGLFREDLYYRLNVVPLRLPPLRDRAEDIPDLVRHFMQMAEKEGLDAKRFDSEALDLMKAYAWPGNVRELENLVRRLMALYPQEVISREIIESELRSDVPDSPIDKMGTRSGSLTIAQAVEENMRTYFASFGENLPPPGLYDRVLTELEYPLILAALTATRGNQIKAADLLGLNRNTLRKKIRELGVSVYRSSRGA is encoded by the coding sequence ATGACTGCCACGATCCTTGTCGCCGACGACGACGCGGCCATCCGCACCGTTCTGAACCAGGCCTTGACCAGGGCTGGCTACGAAGTGCGCATCACCTCCAATGCCGCCACCCTGTGGCGATGGATTTCGGCCGGCGAGGGGGATCTCGTCGTCACCGACGTGATCATGCCGGACGAGAACGCCTTCGACCTTCTGCCGCGCATCAAGAAGGCGCGGCCCGAGCTCCCGGTGCTCGTCATGAGTGCCCAGAACACCTTCATGACGGCCATCAAGGCGTCTGAGAAAGGTGCCTACGACTACCTGCCGAAACCGTTCGACCTGACCGAGCTGATCGCCATCATCGGCCGGGCGCTCGCCGAGCCGAAGCGCAAGCCTGCCCGCCTCGACGACGACATGCAGGACGGCATGCCGCTGGTCGGCCGCTCCGCCGCCATGCAGGAAATCTACCGGGTGCTCGCGCGTCTGATGCAGACCGACCTGACGCTGATGATCACCGGTGAGTCCGGCACCGGCAAGGAATTGGTCGCCCGTGCGCTCCATGACTATGGCAAGCGGCGCAACGGTCCGTTCGTGGCGATCAACATGGCCGCCATCCCGCGCGACCTGATCGAATCGGAACTCTTCGGCCATGAGAAGGGCGCGTTTACCGGCGCCCAGAACCGCTCCACCGGCCGCTTCGAACAGGCGGAGGGCGGAACCCTCTTCCTCGACGAGATCGGCGACATGCCGATGGACGCCCAGACACGTCTCCTGCGCGTCCTGCAGCAGGGCGAATACACGACCGTCGGCGGCCGTACGCCCATCCGCACCGATGTCCGCATCGTCGCGGCCACCAACAAGGATTTGAAGCACCTGATCAACCAGGGCCTCTTCCGTGAGGACCTTTATTACCGCCTCAACGTCGTGCCGCTGCGCCTGCCTCCCTTGCGTGACCGTGCCGAGGACATTCCGGATCTGGTGCGTCACTTCATGCAGATGGCCGAGAAGGAAGGGCTGGATGCCAAGCGTTTCGACAGCGAGGCGCTGGATCTGATGAAGGCCTATGCCTGGCCCGGCAACGTGCGCGAGCTGGAAAACCTGGTTCGCCGCCTGATGGCGCTTTATCCACAGGAGGTCATCAGCCGCGAGATCATCGAATCGGAGCTGCGCTCGGATGTTCCCGACAGCCCGATCGACAAGATGGGCACCCGCAGCGGTTCGCTCACCATCGCGCAGGCCGTGGAAGAAAACATGCGCACCTATTTCGCGAGCTTCGGGGAAAACCTGCCGCCGCCGGGCCTCTACGATCGCGTCCTGACGGAGCTGGAATATCCGCTCATCCTGGCGGCGCTGACGGCCACCCGCGGCAACCAGATCAAGGCGGCCGATCTCCTCGGCCTTAACCGCAACACGCTGCGCAAGAAGATCCGGGAACTGGGCGTCTCGGTCTATCGCAGCTCTCGCGGCGCTTGA
- a CDS encoding sensor histidine kinase NtrY-like, translating to MTEGVTAPMAEDEPAVSVQDRRASFALPGLLLAGGALICASVTLFILLGLTPIAPTTNVVIASAALNSLFILGLMYLIGREIVRLVKARNRGRAAARLHVRIVVLFSIVAITPAVLVAIFASLTLNVGLDRWFSLRTQSIVQSSQDVARAYMLENASYLQGQTVSMSNDLERNRPMFYLDRTGFVDLMTRQARGRGMLGAFLVREDGQAIVQADIKTEKPLPAIPEDALKTAAAGQPTLIPPGVTNLVGAVIKLDAIPGSYLYTIRAVDPKVISAMRLMEENAAEYRAMEAGRTSLQIAFAVLYLGFALIVLLAAIWTAIAVADRIVRPIRLLISAADSVATGNLNVVVPVRAADGDVGSLSRTFNKMISEIRSQRDEILEAKDEVDDRRRFIEAVLSGVTAAVIGVEEDRRITIVNPSAEHFLGVPAEQLMGEKLEDVAPEIDHVLTEARTRARGEFRKQVNLIRGGKERTLSVQVTREEQRSAHDSYVVTLDDITDLVIAQRSTAWADVARRIAHEIKNPLTPIQLSAERLKRRYGKQIAEDDRAVFDQCTDTIVRQVGDIGRMVDEFSSFARMPKPAKEEADLRDILRDAIFLREMGTTHVDFIRELGDEPLKGMFDARMLGQAFGNLIKNAVEAIEAVPSDQERDGRKVKVRSVYDAERDTYVVDIIDNGSGLPAENRHRILEPYMTMRDKGTGLGLAIVKKIIEEHGGQLELHDAPADFDHGKGAMIRVLLPHLEQVAVPGTDNNKELAYGV from the coding sequence ATGACGGAAGGCGTAACAGCGCCGATGGCCGAAGACGAGCCAGCGGTGTCAGTGCAGGATCGGCGCGCGTCGTTTGCGCTCCCCGGCCTTCTGCTCGCCGGCGGAGCCTTGATCTGCGCGTCGGTGACGCTGTTCATCCTGCTCGGCCTGACGCCGATCGCTCCGACCACCAATGTCGTGATCGCCTCGGCTGCGCTGAATTCGCTTTTCATCCTCGGCCTGATGTATCTGATCGGCCGCGAGATCGTCCGGCTGGTGAAGGCGCGCAACCGCGGTCGTGCCGCCGCCCGCCTGCATGTCCGCATCGTTGTGCTGTTCTCGATCGTGGCGATCACGCCGGCGGTCCTGGTGGCGATCTTCGCGAGCCTCACGCTCAATGTCGGCCTTGACCGCTGGTTCTCGCTGCGGACGCAGTCGATCGTGCAGTCGTCCCAGGACGTCGCACGGGCCTATATGCTCGAGAATGCCAGCTATCTTCAGGGCCAGACCGTATCGATGTCGAACGACCTCGAGCGCAACCGGCCGATGTTCTATCTCGACCGGACGGGTTTCGTGGACCTGATGACCCGCCAGGCGCGGGGGCGCGGAATGCTCGGGGCCTTTCTGGTGCGCGAGGACGGTCAGGCGATCGTCCAGGCCGACATCAAGACCGAAAAGCCGCTGCCGGCGATCCCGGAGGATGCGCTGAAGACGGCGGCGGCCGGCCAGCCGACGCTGATCCCGCCAGGCGTCACCAACCTCGTCGGCGCCGTCATCAAGCTCGACGCCATCCCGGGCTCCTATCTCTATACGATCCGTGCCGTCGATCCGAAGGTCATCTCGGCCATGCGGCTGATGGAGGAGAACGCTGCCGAATACCGGGCGATGGAGGCCGGCCGCACATCGCTGCAGATCGCCTTTGCGGTGCTCTATCTCGGTTTCGCGCTGATCGTGCTGCTCGCGGCGATCTGGACGGCGATCGCGGTTGCCGACCGTATCGTCCGGCCGATCCGGCTGCTGATCAGTGCCGCCGACAGCGTCGCGACCGGTAATCTCAACGTCGTCGTGCCGGTGCGCGCCGCCGATGGCGACGTCGGCAGCCTGTCGCGCACTTTCAACAAGATGATTTCCGAAATCCGCAGCCAGCGCGACGAGATCCTCGAGGCCAAGGATGAAGTTGACGACCGCCGCCGGTTCATCGAGGCGGTTCTGTCCGGCGTCACCGCCGCCGTCATCGGCGTCGAGGAAGATCGCCGCATTACCATCGTCAATCCGTCCGCGGAGCATTTCCTCGGCGTTCCCGCCGAACAGCTGATGGGCGAGAAGCTTGAGGATGTCGCGCCGGAGATCGACCACGTCCTGACCGAGGCGCGCACCAGAGCCCGCGGCGAGTTCCGCAAGCAGGTGAACCTGATCCGCGGCGGCAAGGAGCGGACGCTGTCGGTTCAGGTCACCCGCGAGGAACAGCGCTCCGCGCATGATTCCTATGTGGTGACGCTCGACGATATCACCGATCTCGTCATCGCCCAGCGATCGACCGCCTGGGCGGATGTCGCCCGCCGCATCGCCCACGAGATCAAGAACCCGCTCACGCCGATCCAGCTTTCGGCCGAACGCCTCAAGCGTCGCTACGGCAAGCAGATCGCCGAGGACGACCGCGCCGTCTTCGACCAGTGCACCGATACGATCGTGCGCCAGGTCGGCGATATCGGCCGCATGGTCGATGAATTCTCCTCCTTTGCCCGCATGCCGAAACCCGCCAAGGAAGAGGCAGATCTGCGCGATATCCTGCGCGACGCGATCTTCCTGCGCGAGATGGGCACGACCCATGTGGATTTCATCCGCGAACTTGGCGACGAGCCGCTGAAGGGCATGTTCGATGCGCGCATGCTCGGCCAGGCCTTCGGCAATCTCATCAAGAACGCCGTCGAGGCGATCGAGGCGGTTCCGAGCGATCAGGAGCGCGACGGCCGCAAGGTCAAGGTGCGCTCGGTCTACGACGCGGAGCGCGACACCTATGTGGTTGACATCATCGATAATGGCAGCGGCCTGCCGGCCGAAAACCGGCACCGCATCCTCGAGCCGTACATGACCATGCGCGACAAGGGCACGGGTCTGGGGCTCGCCATCGTCAAGAAGATCATTGAAGAACACGGCGGGCAGCTCGAACTGCACGATGCTCCCGCCGATTTCGATCATGGCAAGGGCGCCATGATCAGGGTGCTGCTGCCGCATCTGGAGCAGGTGGCGGTGCCGGGAACGGATAATAACAAGGAATTGGCTTATGGCGTCTGA